In Streptomyces chartreusis, the following proteins share a genomic window:
- a CDS encoding DUF1707 and DUF4190 domain-containing protein, with protein sequence MAQPSWQPWQPWQGGGVPQPWTGPGTPATPSMLASHADRERAVDVLRAGYGEGRLEQPEFEKRVARAYTARTVGELALLVADLPQGPMPLPAPVTPVPGTFLPVVRPQTNGKAVGSAVCGVLCLVSFGLTGIPAVVLGHAARAEIRRTGEGGDALALTGLVFGWVSNAAWAVLLTLMLVAAAVSA encoded by the coding sequence ATGGCGCAACCGTCGTGGCAGCCCTGGCAGCCGTGGCAGGGCGGTGGTGTTCCGCAGCCGTGGACCGGGCCCGGCACCCCGGCGACACCGTCGATGCTCGCCTCGCACGCCGACCGCGAGCGGGCCGTGGACGTGCTCAGGGCCGGCTACGGCGAGGGACGCCTGGAGCAGCCCGAGTTCGAGAAGCGCGTCGCGCGCGCCTATACGGCCCGTACGGTGGGGGAGCTGGCGCTGCTCGTCGCCGATCTGCCCCAGGGCCCGATGCCGTTGCCGGCACCCGTGACGCCCGTGCCGGGGACCTTCCTGCCGGTCGTCCGGCCGCAGACCAACGGCAAGGCGGTCGGCTCCGCGGTCTGCGGTGTGCTGTGCCTGGTGAGCTTCGGGCTGACCGGCATCCCGGCCGTGGTGCTCGGACACGCGGCCCGTGCCGAGATACGGCGGACCGGGGAGGGCGGTGACGCGCTCGCCCTGACCGGGCTGGTGTTCGGCTGGGTGTCGAACGCGGCCTGGGCGGTCCTGCTGACGCTGATGCTCGTGGCCGCCGCGGTGTCCGCGTAG
- the rpsL gene encoding 30S ribosomal protein S12: protein MPTIQQLVRKGRQDKVEKNKTPALEGSPQRRGVCTRVFTTTPKKPNSALRKVARVRLTSGIEVTAYIPGEGHNLQEHSIVLVRGGRVKDLPGVRYKIIRGSLDTQGVKNRKQARSRYGAKKEK, encoded by the coding sequence GTGCCTACGATCCAGCAGCTGGTCCGTAAGGGCCGGCAGGACAAGGTCGAGAAGAACAAGACGCCCGCACTCGAGGGTTCCCCTCAGCGTCGTGGCGTCTGCACGCGTGTGTTCACGACCACCCCGAAGAAGCCGAACTCGGCCCTGCGTAAGGTCGCGCGTGTGCGTCTGACCAGCGGGATCGAGGTCACCGCTTACATTCCGGGTGAGGGACACAACTTGCAGGAGCACTCCATCGTGCTCGTGCGTGGTGGCCGTGTGAAGGACCTGCCGGGTGTTCGCTACAAGATCATCCGCGGCTCCCTCGACACCCAGGGTGTCAAGAACCGCAAGCAGGCCCGCAGCCGCTACGGCGCCAAGAAGGAGAAGTAA